From Coffea arabica cultivar ET-39 chromosome 10e, Coffea Arabica ET-39 HiFi, whole genome shotgun sequence, one genomic window encodes:
- the LOC113711718 gene encoding abscisic stress-ripening protein 1-like, with the protein MAEEKHHHHLFHHHKEEKPVEAVAYSDTTYSGGYGGEPAHDYEKERKHHKHLEQLGELGAVAAGAYALHEKHKSKKDPDHAHKHKIEEEIAAAAAVGAGGFAFHEHHAKKDAKKEEKKAEGKHHHHLF; encoded by the exons ATGGCTGAAGAGaagcaccaccaccacctcttcCACCACCACAAGGAGGAGAAGCCTGTCGAAGCCGTTGCCTACTCCGACACCACCTACTCTGGAGGCTACGGTGGAGAGCCAGCACATGATtatgagaaagaaagaaagcaccACAAGCACCTTGAGCAACTTGGTGAACTTGGTGCTGTCGCTGCTGGCGCCTATGCCTTG CATGAGAAGCACAAGTCCAAGAAAGATCCGGATCATGCCCACAAGCACAAGATAGAAGAAGAGATTGCTGCAGCAGCTGCAGTGGGTGCTGGTGGATTTGCGTTCCATGAGCATCACGCGAAGAAGGATgccaagaaagaagagaaaaaggctGAGGGAAAGCACCACCACCACCTATTTTAG
- the LOC113711719 gene encoding abscisic stress-ripening protein 2-like, which yields MADQTQHHHLFGHHNEEERKHHKHLEELDELAAAAAGAYALHEKHEAKKDPQNAHRHKLEEEIGAAAAVGAGGLAFHEHHEKNNAKKEEEKAEGKHHHHHHLF from the exons ATGGCTGATCAGACTCAGCACCACCATCTCTTCGGCCACCACAACGAGGAAGAAAGGAAACACCACAAGCATCTTGAGGAGCTCGATGAGCTTGCAGCTGCTGCAGCTGGTGCCTACGCTTTG CATGAGAAGCACGAGGCCAAGAAGGATCCGCAGAATGCCCACAGGCACAAGTTAGAAGAAGAGATTGGTGCAGCAGCTGCAGTTGGAGCTGGCGGATTGGCATTCCATGAGCATCATGAGAAAAATAAtgccaaaaaagaagaagaaaaagccgAGGGAAAGCACCACCATCACCACCATCTATTTTGA